A window of Rufibacter sp. LB8 contains these coding sequences:
- a CDS encoding glycoside hydrolase family 25 protein → MSSFYRTAVRGVKAAVLLTVCCLVLPSAKLNTTSYLHGIDVSRYQQHVNWEHVKDADIAFAFMKATEGDFLKDPFFAKNWESSRKHGIKRGAYHFFLPWVSAESQIAHFKSVVDLQPGDLAPVLDVETFAHDVPDALARQRIKAWLVGIEAHYGVKPIIYTYQGFYDKKLRGHFKGYHFWIARYKNEEPNLHPTDKMAFWQYSEKGTVKGIALPVDVNWFYGDINDLNSLCLQKKPASPSDEVIAQKETL, encoded by the coding sequence ATGAGTTCATTTTACAGGACAGCAGTGAGGGGAGTGAAAGCGGCGGTGTTGCTAACTGTTTGCTGTCTGGTGCTTCCCAGCGCCAAATTGAATACTACGTCATACCTGCACGGCATTGACGTGTCACGTTACCAGCAGCATGTGAACTGGGAACACGTGAAAGACGCTGACATTGCCTTCGCGTTCATGAAAGCCACTGAAGGCGATTTCCTCAAAGACCCTTTCTTCGCCAAAAACTGGGAAAGCTCCCGCAAGCACGGCATCAAGCGCGGCGCCTACCATTTCTTCCTGCCCTGGGTTTCGGCGGAAAGCCAGATAGCCCATTTCAAATCTGTGGTGGACCTGCAGCCTGGTGATTTAGCTCCGGTGCTGGACGTGGAAACCTTCGCGCATGATGTACCAGACGCTTTGGCCCGCCAGCGCATTAAAGCCTGGCTTGTCGGCATTGAGGCCCATTACGGCGTAAAACCCATCATTTACACCTACCAAGGCTTTTACGACAAGAAACTACGCGGCCATTTCAAAGGCTACCATTTCTGGATTGCCCGCTACAAAAACGAAGAACCCAACCTGCACCCCACCGACAAGATGGCGTTCTGGCAATATTCTGAGAAAGGCACCGTGAAAGGCATTGCCTTACCAGTAGACGTGAACTGGTTCTACGGCGACATCAATGACCTGAACTCGCTGTGTCTGCAGAAAAAACCTGCTTCTCCTTCTGATGAAGTAATAGCCCAGAAAGAAACGCTTTAG